A stretch of DNA from Chloroflexota bacterium:
TGAACAGACCCCAGAAACCATGACCATGGGTGAGCTCTTGGAGCTGGAGGGCGGTTGGAAAGACCTCCGGCGGGGAGAGGTTGTTGAGGGCGTGGTCATGCGCGTTGACCAAGAGGGCATCCTGGTCAACGTGGGCGGCAAATCTGAAGGCATAATCCCCACCCGGGAAGCCCGAAGCCTTACTCCCGATGCTCTCGCGGCCCTGGAGGTCGGCGCGCCGCTGATTGCGTATGTGCTCCGCACCGAGGGGGAAGAGGGCACCGCCCTCCTGTCCCTGGACCGCGCCCGCAGCGAGCAGGGCTGGGTCATTCTTGAAAAAGCCATGGAGTCCGGCGATCTGGTGGAAGGAGTCATCATTGAGCACAACCGCGGGGGCGCCGTAGTGCTGGTGGAGGGTGTGCAGGCCTTCGTCCCTCTATCCCACCTCCTGCCCGCCACTCGCGACCAGCGACAGCAGGCGGAGGCCGGCGGCACAGTGACGCCCGGCCAGCCGCAGGAATACAAGGTCCTCGAGGTGGACCGCAGGCGCCGGCGCGCCATCCTCTCGGAGCGGCTCGCATGGCAGAGCGCGCGGGACGCGCAGAAGACCCGGCTGTTGCAGGAGTTGGTGGAGGGAGAGACCCGCACGGGCAAGGTCAGCGGCATCTCCAAGTTCGGCGTCTTCGTCGACCTTGGCGGCGCCGACGGGCTCATCCACACCTCGGAACTCGCGTGGCAGCCGGTCGCGGACCCGGAGCAGATCGTCAAGGTGGGGGACGAGGTCAACGTCCTGGTGCTGCGGGTGGACCAGGAGCGGCAGCGGATATCCCTCAGCCTCCGCCGGCTCAATCCGGAGCCGTGGGACTGGGTGACGGAGAACTTTCAGCCGGGTCAAATCGTTAACGGTACAATAACAAGGTTGACAAGTTTCGGCGCATTTGCTCAGATTGAAGAGGGTATTGAAGGCCTCATTCACATCTCTGAGCTCAGCGCCAGGCACATTGAACATCCCAAAGAAGCAGTGCATGAAGGTGAGGTTCTTGAGCTCAAGATCCTGAACGTCGACCCGGAACGGCACCGATTGGCACTCAGCAGAAGGCGAGCGCTGGAGGAGATCTAGGTTTTCCAAGGCGCGTTCGCCCTTTTACAGTTTCTGGTGACCAGCCCAGGCAAAACGGGTTTGGGGGTAGGCCATGGCAAGCAGGTTTGAGAAGTTCTCGGAACGGGCACGCAGGGTTCTCTCTCTATCTCAGGAAGAGGCGCTCCGATTCAACCACAACTATATCGGCACGGAGCACATCCTCCTCGGTCTGGTGCGGGAGACGGAGGGTGTCGCCGCCCGCGTCCTCAGCAACCTGGGGATTGAGCTCAGCAAGGTGCGCTCTGCCGTGGAGTTCATCATCGGCCGGGGCGAGAAGCCCGTTTCCGGCGAGAACATCGGCCTCACGCCGCGCGCCAAGCGCGTCATCGAGCTCGCCGTGGACGAGGCCCGGCGCATGAGCCACCACTACATCGGCACGGAGCACCTGCTCATCGGCCTCATGCGTGAGGGCGAGGGCGTCGCCGCCGGCGTGCTCGAGAGCCTGGGCGTCACCCTGGACAAGGTCCGCGCGGAGACGCAGCGGCTCCTGAGCCAGAGCATCTCCCCCGGGCAGCAACAGGGCCGCGGCAGCAGCGCAAGCTCCACCCGCACCCCCATCCTCGACCAGTTGGGCGTGGACCTCACGGCCCTCTCCCGCAACAACAAGCTGGACCCGGTCTGGGGCCGCCAGAAGGAGCTGCAGCGCGCCGTCCAGATCCTCTCGCGCCGCACCAAGAACAACCCGGTCCTCATGGGCGAGCCCGGCGTCGGCAAGACCGCAATCGTCGAGGCCCTGGCGCAGAGGATCATCTCCAACGACGTGCCGGACACCCTGAACGGCAAGCGCCTCGTCACCCTCGACAT
This window harbors:
- a CDS encoding S1 RNA-binding domain-containing protein is translated as MTMGELLELEGGWKDLRRGEVVEGVVMRVDQEGILVNVGGKSEGIIPTREARSLTPDALAALEVGAPLIAYVLRTEGEEGTALLSLDRARSEQGWVILEKAMESGDLVEGVIIEHNRGGAVVLVEGVQAFVPLSHLLPATRDQRQQAEAGGTVTPGQPQEYKVLEVDRRRRRAILSERLAWQSARDAQKTRLLQELVEGETRTGKVSGISKFGVFVDLGGADGLIHTSELAWQPVADPEQIVKVGDEVNVLVLRVDQERQRISLSLRRLNPEPWDWVTENFQPGQIVNGTITRLTSFGAFAQIEEGIEGLIHISELSARHIEHPKEAVHEGEVLELKILNVDPERHRLALSRRRALEEI